The following proteins are encoded in a genomic region of Synechococcus sp. CBW1002:
- a CDS encoding DUF4336 domain-containing protein yields the protein MTIVRLGNGDLWCHSPTAFSPALKEQVDSLGPVRHLISPNKIHYVHIGAWLKTYPGAIAWVSPGVRERVIKQKMDVAFSADLRDAPPPEWGQDLDQMIFAGNLYLDEVVFFHRKSSTLILTDLIENFEVSRLNKVSWQYGFLLRVGGCVEPDGQAPLDLRLAFCPRKQDARRSLRRLLDWNPEQLVFAHGRWCDRNGAEQLRRSFRWLQ from the coding sequence ATGACCATTGTGCGCCTGGGCAATGGCGATCTGTGGTGCCATTCGCCAACGGCGTTCAGCCCTGCCCTTAAGGAACAGGTGGATTCTTTGGGGCCTGTTCGGCACTTGATATCTCCGAATAAGATCCACTATGTCCATATTGGTGCTTGGCTCAAGACTTATCCTGGAGCCATTGCCTGGGTCTCCCCAGGTGTGCGTGAGCGGGTGATCAAGCAGAAAATGGATGTGGCATTTTCTGCTGACTTGCGGGATGCTCCTCCTCCTGAGTGGGGTCAGGATCTGGATCAGATGATTTTTGCTGGCAATCTATATCTGGATGAAGTTGTGTTTTTCCATCGGAAAAGTTCCACTCTGATTCTGACTGACCTCATTGAAAACTTTGAGGTTTCCAGGCTCAACAAAGTGAGCTGGCAGTACGGTTTTCTGCTGCGGGTGGGGGGCTGTGTTGAGCCGGATGGGCAGGCTCCTTTGGATCTGCGATTGGCCTTCTGTCCTCGAAAACAGGATGCCCGGCGTTCCTTGAGGCGTTTGCTGGACTGGAATCCAGAACAGCTCGTCTTTGCCCACGGTCGTTGGTGTGATCGAAATGGAGCGGAGCAGTTGCGCCGCTCTTTTCGCTGGCTTCAATAA
- a CDS encoding MSMEG_0569 family flavin-dependent oxidoreductase, translating into MAPLQPSAPLPPRHPVVVVGGGQSGLSAAACLQRRGIRPLVLEQHQVGHAWERQRWDSFCLVTPNWQCRLPDFPYDGKDPEGFMVRDDIVAYVRRFAAAIAADVREGVSVQRLCWRDGTYTLTTNAGEIEVEHVIVATGGYHKPKRHPQAERLPSSVVQLDARDYRNPDQLPAGPVLVVGSGQSGCQIAEDLFLAGRRVHLSVGSAPRSPRRYRGKDVVDWLDRMGYYAMPIDQHPEPRLVRHKTNHYLTGRDGGRDIDLRRHARNGMVLHGRLLGFADGQIHFSSDLAANLDQADAVYCRIRDSIDAYIQREGIEAPEEAPYQPCWHPPAAGADSVALHQEPLAAVIWCTGYAADFRWIDLPVFNGAGYPAHDRGVTHSPGLYFIGLPWLQTWGSARFSGVADDAEHLAETIRLRMQLTDALHERQECTALLGS; encoded by the coding sequence TTGGCACCCTTGCAGCCCTCGGCTCCTCTGCCGCCCAGGCATCCCGTCGTGGTGGTCGGGGGCGGCCAGTCCGGCCTGTCGGCAGCAGCCTGCCTCCAGCGGCGTGGTATCCGGCCCCTGGTGCTGGAACAGCACCAGGTCGGCCACGCCTGGGAACGGCAGCGTTGGGATTCCTTCTGCCTGGTCACCCCGAACTGGCAGTGCCGGCTGCCGGACTTTCCCTACGACGGGAAGGATCCGGAAGGCTTCATGGTGCGTGACGACATCGTGGCCTACGTGCGCCGATTTGCCGCAGCCATTGCTGCAGATGTGCGTGAGGGAGTGAGTGTGCAGCGCCTCTGCTGGCGTGACGGCACCTACACGCTCACCACCAATGCCGGTGAGATCGAAGTGGAGCACGTGATTGTCGCCACCGGTGGCTACCACAAGCCAAAGCGCCATCCCCAGGCGGAGCGGCTGCCCAGCTCCGTCGTCCAGCTGGATGCCCGCGACTATCGCAATCCTGACCAACTGCCGGCCGGACCCGTGCTGGTGGTCGGCAGCGGCCAGTCTGGCTGTCAGATCGCTGAGGATCTGTTTCTTGCCGGCCGCCGAGTGCATCTGAGTGTGGGCTCAGCACCGCGCTCACCGCGCCGCTATCGCGGCAAGGACGTGGTCGACTGGCTGGATCGCATGGGCTATTACGCCATGCCGATTGATCAGCACCCCGAGCCCAGGCTGGTGCGCCACAAGACCAATCACTACCTCACTGGCCGAGACGGGGGACGGGACATTGACCTGCGACGTCATGCCCGCAATGGAATGGTGCTGCATGGTCGACTGCTCGGTTTCGCTGACGGACAGATCCACTTTTCCAGCGATCTGGCTGCGAATCTGGATCAGGCGGATGCGGTGTATTGCCGTATCCGTGACAGCATCGATGCCTACATTCAACGGGAAGGGATTGAGGCTCCTGAGGAAGCGCCCTACCAGCCCTGCTGGCACCCGCCAGCAGCAGGCGCAGACAGCGTGGCTCTCCACCAGGAGCCCCTCGCTGCGGTGATCTGGTGCACGGGATATGCGGCCGATTTTCGCTGGATCGATCTGCCGGTCTTCAATGGCGCTGGCTATCCGGCCCACGATCGCGGAGTGACTCACAGTCCGGGGTTGTATTTCATCGGCCTTCCCTGGCTGCAGACCTGGGGTTCGGCCCGCTTCAGCGGCGTTGCGGACGACGCCGAGCATCTCGCGGAGACCATTCGTCTGCGCATGCAGCTCACGGATGCCCTCCACGAGCGTCAGGAGTGCACGGCTCTGCTGGGGTCATAG
- a CDS encoding MSMEG_0572/Sll0783 family nitrogen starvation response protein: MPEVTRPANQPGDFLVDYEEKVFPDVQAEPGEKALVTFHTVAFEGSIGLVNLLQASRLITKGFETSILLYGPGVTLGVQRGFPKLGDAAFDGHLNFNARIQKFMGQGGKVYACRFALQALYGHGEGALIPGITPINPLDVLDIVLMHRKEGAFILDTWTL; encoded by the coding sequence ATGCCCGAAGTCACCCGTCCCGCCAACCAGCCGGGCGATTTTCTCGTTGATTACGAAGAGAAAGTCTTTCCTGATGTCCAAGCGGAGCCCGGGGAAAAAGCCCTGGTGACCTTTCACACCGTCGCCTTCGAAGGTTCGATCGGCCTGGTCAATCTTCTTCAGGCCAGCCGGTTGATCACCAAGGGCTTCGAAACCTCGATTCTTCTGTATGGCCCGGGAGTCACGCTGGGGGTTCAACGGGGATTCCCCAAGCTGGGTGATGCGGCCTTTGATGGCCATCTCAACTTCAATGCCCGGATCCAGAAGTTCATGGGCCAGGGTGGCAAAGTCTACGCCTGCCGCTTTGCCCTCCAGGCTCTGTACGGCCACGGCGAAGGGGCGCTGATCCCAGGCATCACCCCCATCAACCCCCTTGATGTGCTTGACATTGTCTTGATGCACCGCAAGGAGGGGGCCTTCATCCTCGACACCTGGACCCTCTGA
- a CDS encoding Nit6803 family nitrilase, with protein MVSTITVAAAQIRPVLFNLEGSVARVLAAMEQAAAAGVELIVFPETFLPYYPYFSFVEPAVLMGASHLRLYEQAVVIPGPEISQICSAASQHNLHVLLGVNERDGGSLYNTQLLIDASGTIVLKRRKITPTYHERMVWGQGDGAGLQVVPTALGRIGALACWEHYNPLARFALMTQGEEIHCAQFPGSLVGPIFSEQTAVTLRHHALEAGCFVVSSTAWLDPADHAVITPDPSLHRAFQGGCHTAVISPEGRYLAGPLPEGEGLAIATLDTALITKRKRMMDSVGHYSRPDLLGLRINATPATQVDPMLIPGAAQDSHAPSGATVQVASAEAQTHG; from the coding sequence ATGGTCAGCACGATCACCGTTGCGGCGGCGCAGATTCGTCCGGTTCTGTTCAACCTTGAGGGGTCCGTGGCCCGGGTGCTCGCGGCCATGGAGCAGGCGGCTGCGGCAGGGGTTGAGTTGATCGTCTTTCCGGAGACATTTCTTCCCTATTACCCCTATTTCTCCTTCGTGGAGCCGGCCGTGCTGATGGGTGCTTCCCATCTGCGCCTTTATGAGCAGGCCGTGGTGATTCCCGGACCGGAGATCAGCCAGATCTGCTCAGCCGCCAGCCAGCACAACCTGCATGTGCTCCTGGGGGTGAACGAACGGGATGGCGGCAGCCTCTACAACACCCAACTGCTGATTGATGCCTCTGGCACGATTGTGCTGAAGCGCCGCAAGATCACCCCCACCTACCACGAACGCATGGTCTGGGGGCAGGGGGATGGCGCCGGGTTGCAGGTGGTGCCGACCGCCCTGGGCCGCATCGGTGCCCTGGCCTGCTGGGAGCACTACAACCCCCTGGCCCGCTTCGCCCTGATGACCCAGGGGGAGGAAATCCACTGCGCCCAGTTTCCCGGATCGCTCGTGGGTCCGATCTTCTCCGAACAGACCGCCGTGACCCTGCGGCATCACGCCCTGGAGGCTGGTTGCTTCGTGGTGTCGTCCACCGCCTGGCTGGATCCGGCCGACCATGCCGTGATCACTCCCGATCCTTCCCTGCATCGTGCCTTCCAGGGGGGCTGCCACACCGCGGTGATCAGCCCGGAAGGCCGCTATCTGGCCGGCCCACTGCCGGAGGGTGAAGGACTGGCGATCGCCACGCTCGACACCGCCCTGATCACCAAACGCAAACGCATGATGGACAGTGTGGGGCACTACAGCCGTCCCGATCTGCTGGGGCTGCGGATCAACGCAACGCCGGCCACCCAGGTGGACCCGATGCTGATCCCAGGAGCAGCTCAGGACAGCCACGCTCCGTCAGGCGCCACGGTGCAGGTCGCTTCCGCTGAGGCCCAGACCCATGGCTGA
- a CDS encoding MSMEG_0568 family radical SAM protein → MADASKPALASQNLGRFVTELQVQGLVDPAVAGNQGRRGGAGPSDHRALTIAGTTVMVPVYNAVSQDSPFRLEQAADGAVAVTDRPGTKLAAVEPPPQPRFYGLSTTDGTPYSAIALLHGRDVLATTLLQTCIRFRDRSQSCQFCAIEQSLEDGRTLVRKTPEQVAEVAEAAVRLDGVRQLVMTTGTPNSDDRGARLMAETAAAVKARVDLPIQGQCEPPDDPIWYLRMKQAGIDSLGMHLEVVDEAVRRRVLPGKSELSLERYVEAFEQAVAVFGRGQVSTYLLAGLGDSASTLISCSERLIAIGVYPFVVPFVPISGTPLQHHPAPSADFMVEIYEAVGKLLAESNIRSDRMAAGCAKCGACSALSLFENAS, encoded by the coding sequence ATGGCTGATGCCTCCAAGCCGGCTCTGGCCAGCCAGAACCTCGGGCGTTTCGTGACGGAGCTGCAGGTGCAGGGGCTGGTCGACCCCGCCGTGGCCGGCAACCAGGGGCGCCGCGGTGGAGCCGGTCCATCGGACCATCGCGCCCTGACGATCGCGGGCACCACCGTGATGGTTCCCGTCTACAACGCGGTGTCCCAGGACTCTCCGTTCCGGCTGGAGCAGGCTGCCGATGGAGCGGTTGCCGTGACCGACCGGCCCGGCACAAAACTGGCCGCCGTGGAGCCTCCGCCACAACCACGCTTCTACGGCCTCTCCACCACCGACGGCACCCCCTACAGCGCCATCGCCCTGCTGCATGGCCGCGATGTGCTGGCCACCACCCTGCTCCAGACCTGCATCCGCTTTCGGGATCGCAGTCAGTCGTGCCAGTTCTGTGCCATCGAGCAGTCGCTCGAGGACGGACGCACCCTGGTGCGCAAGACCCCTGAGCAGGTGGCGGAGGTGGCCGAGGCGGCGGTGCGGCTCGATGGTGTGCGCCAGCTGGTGATGACCACCGGCACTCCGAACAGTGACGATCGGGGGGCCCGGCTGATGGCGGAAACGGCGGCGGCGGTGAAGGCGCGGGTGGACCTGCCGATCCAGGGCCAATGCGAGCCCCCGGATGATCCGATCTGGTATCTCCGCATGAAGCAGGCGGGGATTGACAGCCTGGGAATGCACCTGGAAGTGGTGGACGAAGCGGTACGGCGTCGTGTACTCCCGGGCAAATCGGAGCTCAGCCTGGAGCGCTATGTCGAGGCCTTCGAGCAGGCTGTGGCCGTGTTCGGCCGCGGGCAGGTGAGCACCTATCTGCTGGCCGGCCTGGGCGACAGTGCCAGCACCCTGATCTCCTGCAGCGAACGGCTGATTGCGATCGGTGTCTATCCCTTCGTGGTGCCCTTCGTACCCATTTCCGGTACACCTCTGCAGCACCACCCGGCCCCGAGTGCCGACTTCATGGTCGAGATCTACGAAGCCGTGGGCAAGTTGCTGGCCGAGTCCAACATCCGTTCGGACCGCATGGCCGCCGGCTGCGCCAAATGCGGCGCCTGTTCGGCCCTCTCCCTGTTTGAAAACGCATCCTGA
- a CDS encoding MSMEG_0567/Sll0786 family nitrogen starvation N-acetyltransferase has protein sequence MLFIDPSSHDIGRSTTSAPAAFTPSVRWGMALDAEDFQLSPTASSEEFSFHVLGSGSRLLPSYWDLRSRIFCEEQHLFEDSDRDELDASAYPIVAVSHSHARAGEAVGVVRIVELSPRLWQGGRLGVDADFRRHNQIGKGLIWKAVTTAHGWGCDRFLATVQRQNVPFFRRLHWRSLEQLDIRGISHHLMEADLSYYRPSLERRPIAQAA, from the coding sequence ATGTTGTTCATTGATCCCAGCAGCCACGACATCGGCCGCAGCACCACCTCCGCTCCGGCCGCCTTTACCCCCTCGGTGCGCTGGGGCATGGCACTCGATGCCGAGGATTTCCAGCTCTCCCCGACGGCCAGTTCCGAGGAGTTTTCCTTCCATGTGCTCGGATCGGGCTCCAGGCTGCTGCCGAGCTACTGGGATCTGCGCAGCAGGATCTTCTGCGAGGAGCAGCACCTCTTCGAAGACTCGGATCGCGATGAGCTCGATGCCAGCGCCTACCCGATTGTGGCTGTGTCCCATAGCCATGCCCGCGCCGGTGAGGCCGTTGGTGTGGTGCGGATCGTGGAACTCAGCCCGCGGCTGTGGCAGGGCGGCCGGCTCGGGGTCGATGCCGATTTCCGCCGCCACAATCAGATCGGCAAGGGGTTGATCTGGAAGGCTGTCACCACCGCCCATGGCTGGGGTTGTGATCGCTTTCTCGCCACCGTGCAGCGTCAGAACGTTCCCTTCTTCCGGCGGCTGCACTGGCGCTCGCTCGAGCAACTCGACATCCGCGGCATCTCCCATCACCTGATGGAAGCCGATCTCTCCTATTACCGGCCCTCGCTGGAACGGCGACCGATCGCCCAGGCGGCATGA
- a CDS encoding sll0787 family AIR synthase-like protein translates to MTPADLQALTLRLRQHPGLRGKEEIQAPARTFPPLPFPELGPAAALGDDAALIPGVTGPLLLASEGMDPQLVDDDPWFAGWSGVLVNLSDIAAMGGNPLAVVNSLWATGEQHAERLLAGMRFASDTFAVPMVGGHTNLHSPYNALSVAVLGTTPGPVLSARAARPGDRCHLLVNIKGHFHRHYPFWDAATEAEPARLRRHLALLVELAGARIVHGAKDISMGGLVGTAVMFAEAAHCRLELDLEALQPPGGVELEAWLTCFPSYGYLLAVDPSQSAALRHATGIDPDLLCVEIGRFQSGDAELVLSAAGACQRVWHQQDPLTGFGALNDLGQEHL, encoded by the coding sequence ATGACCCCCGCCGACCTGCAGGCACTGACGCTGCGGCTGCGGCAGCACCCGGGCCTGCGGGGGAAGGAGGAGATCCAGGCTCCGGCGAGAACTTTCCCGCCGTTGCCCTTTCCCGAACTGGGGCCAGCAGCGGCCCTGGGCGATGACGCCGCCCTGATCCCCGGCGTGACCGGCCCCCTGCTGCTGGCCTCCGAAGGGATGGACCCCCAGCTGGTCGACGACGACCCCTGGTTCGCCGGATGGAGTGGAGTGCTGGTCAATCTCAGCGATATCGCCGCCATGGGCGGCAACCCGCTCGCTGTGGTGAACAGCCTTTGGGCGACCGGTGAGCAGCATGCCGAGCGACTGCTGGCGGGGATGCGCTTCGCCTCCGACACATTCGCCGTTCCGATGGTGGGCGGTCACACCAATCTGCACAGCCCCTACAACGCGCTCTCGGTGGCTGTGCTCGGAACCACGCCAGGCCCGGTGCTCTCCGCTCGGGCCGCCCGCCCGGGGGATCGCTGCCATCTGCTGGTCAATATCAAGGGGCACTTTCATCGCCATTACCCCTTCTGGGATGCCGCGACTGAGGCGGAACCCGCCCGGCTGCGCCGCCATCTCGCTCTGCTGGTGGAGCTGGCCGGTGCCCGCATCGTGCATGGGGCCAAGGACATCAGCATGGGCGGCCTGGTGGGCACGGCCGTGATGTTCGCCGAGGCGGCACATTGCCGCCTGGAGCTGGATCTTGAGGCGCTTCAGCCGCCAGGCGGTGTGGAGCTCGAAGCCTGGCTCACCTGCTTCCCCAGCTATGGCTATCTCCTGGCAGTGGATCCGTCCCAGTCGGCAGCGCTGCGGCATGCCACCGGGATCGATCCCGATCTCCTGTGCGTGGAGATCGGCAGGTTTCAGAGCGGTGATGCCGAGCTTGTGCTGAGTGCCGCAGGGGCGTGCCAGCGGGTGTGGCACCAGCAGGACCCACTCACCGGTTTTGGCGCCCTGAACGATCTTGGCCAGGAGCATCTGTGA
- a CDS encoding MSMEG_0570 family nitrogen starvation response protein → MPDRLVPEVHLTLQWPDGLSSQLYSPSTVILEHLPPGEQLSVGDLQTRGLEGLKQASERVRARYGFACTRTDEEALKLQQTLADYSADQMVTIQSGD, encoded by the coding sequence TTGCCCGATCGCCTGGTGCCAGAAGTTCACCTCACTCTGCAGTGGCCCGATGGCCTGAGCTCCCAGCTCTATTCACCCTCCACCGTGATCCTGGAGCACCTTCCCCCCGGCGAACAATTGTCCGTCGGCGACTTGCAGACCCGGGGGCTGGAGGGTCTGAAGCAGGCCTCTGAACGGGTGAGGGCGCGCTATGGATTCGCCTGCACGCGCACCGATGAGGAGGCCCTGAAACTGCAACAGACCCTGGCGGACTACAGCGCCGACCAGATGGTGACGATCCAGTCGGGCGACTGA
- a CDS encoding nuclear transport factor 2 family protein encodes MAENAWNSRDPAKIALAYSEDSVWRNRSEFIQGRQEIEAFLKRKWARELDYRLIKEVWAWHDNRIAVRFQYEFHDDSGNWFRAHGNENWEFDDQGLMRRREASINDVPIRETDRLFLWPQGPRPDDHPGLTDLGL; translated from the coding sequence ATGGCCGAAAATGCCTGGAATTCCCGCGATCCCGCCAAGATCGCCCTGGCCTACAGCGAAGACAGTGTCTGGCGTAATCGATCGGAGTTCATCCAGGGGCGCCAGGAGATCGAAGCGTTTCTGAAACGCAAATGGGCCCGCGAACTCGACTATCGCCTGATCAAGGAAGTCTGGGCCTGGCACGACAACCGCATAGCCGTGCGTTTTCAGTACGAATTTCACGACGACTCCGGCAACTGGTTTCGAGCCCATGGCAATGAGAACTGGGAGTTCGATGACCAGGGCCTGATGCGTCGTCGTGAGGCCAGTATCAACGATGTTCCGATCCGCGAAACGGATCGGCTCTTCCTCTGGCCCCAGGGCCCACGCCCGGATGATCATCCCGGCCTGACCGACCTGGGACTGTGA
- a CDS encoding DUF3050 domain-containing protein, giving the protein MNPADSDLQDHPLAGAITDLPALRLFIEHHVFAVWDFLLLAKALQRQLASRSRFAPLPGSGPSPRSDAAVAVIDRIVAEEECDQAPANPLGASHLSHLEIYLLAMREVGACTAPIEQLLSRLRGVEAWTLSPAELAAALEGLPIPQPSRRFMTFTFEVIGCGEVLPMAAAFTYGRELLVPSLFQALLERALIAPQRAPSLHWYLMRHVAMDGDDHGPTALAMLSELCGGCSSRLQATQAMARRAVLARRQFWDDIHRALAPVPLPLGSSLATARPAIRRANAA; this is encoded by the coding sequence GTGAACCCGGCGGATTCCGACCTGCAGGATCACCCCCTGGCCGGTGCCATCACGGATCTGCCGGCGCTACGGCTGTTCATTGAACACCATGTGTTCGCCGTGTGGGACTTCCTCCTGCTGGCGAAGGCGCTGCAGCGGCAGCTTGCCTCCAGGTCTCGCTTCGCTCCGTTGCCCGGCTCCGGCCCATCGCCCCGTTCAGATGCGGCGGTGGCGGTGATCGATCGGATCGTGGCGGAGGAGGAGTGTGATCAGGCGCCTGCCAATCCTTTAGGTGCCAGCCATCTCAGCCATCTGGAGATCTACCTGCTGGCGATGCGGGAGGTGGGGGCCTGTACGGCACCGATCGAGCAGTTGCTGAGCCGATTGCGGGGGGTTGAGGCCTGGACCTTGAGCCCTGCCGAGCTCGCTGCTGCCCTGGAGGGTCTACCGATCCCCCAGCCTTCACGGCGCTTCATGACTTTCACCTTTGAGGTGATCGGCTGCGGTGAGGTGCTGCCGATGGCGGCGGCTTTCACCTATGGCCGTGAGCTGCTGGTGCCGTCGTTGTTCCAGGCCCTGTTGGAGCGGGCTCTGATTGCGCCGCAACGGGCTCCCTCCCTGCACTGGTATCTGATGCGGCACGTTGCCATGGATGGTGACGACCATGGCCCTACCGCCCTGGCGATGCTGAGTGAGCTCTGCGGCGGCTGCTCCTCCAGGCTTCAAGCCACCCAGGCGATGGCCCGACGTGCCGTGCTGGCCCGCAGGCAGTTCTGGGATGACATCCACCGGGCTCTGGCCCCGGTGCCGCTGCCCCTTGGATCGAGCCTGGCAACAGCACGACCAGCCATCCGTCGCGCCAATGCTGCCTGA
- a CDS encoding class I SAM-dependent methyltransferase, whose translation MKSTVTEDQAPLDYDQDQVAQQYQEAKQQLWRSRIEEPSLMRLIGDLRGKRVIDAACGEGYFTRRLRKAGAAEVVGFDVSERMIELARSQEAHDPLGIAYRVEDARTVVPQQSFDLVVSAWLLVHAQTREELQEFCDGIASRLRPGGRFVTLTTNPDVYFFRPRPDYRKYGFEMTLAEHVKGGAPIRFTMHLEKADLEIVNYYLPLTDYREAFRRAGFRDFQLHPLHLAPDRDDRADWEDFLKNPIMILFDCVKAE comes from the coding sequence ATGAAGAGCACTGTGACCGAAGACCAAGCCCCGCTGGATTACGACCAGGATCAGGTTGCCCAGCAGTACCAGGAAGCCAAACAGCAGCTCTGGCGTTCACGAATCGAGGAGCCGTCACTGATGCGGCTGATCGGAGACTTACGGGGAAAGCGGGTGATCGATGCGGCCTGTGGCGAGGGGTATTTCACCCGTAGGTTGCGGAAGGCCGGAGCGGCAGAGGTGGTGGGCTTCGATGTCTCCGAACGCATGATCGAACTGGCCCGCTCCCAGGAGGCCCATGACCCGCTTGGGATTGCTTACCGGGTGGAGGATGCACGCACCGTGGTGCCGCAGCAGTCCTTTGATCTCGTGGTTTCGGCCTGGCTGCTGGTCCATGCCCAGACGCGCGAGGAACTTCAGGAGTTTTGCGACGGAATTGCCTCTCGCTTGCGGCCGGGAGGGCGCTTCGTGACGCTCACAACCAACCCCGATGTTTATTTCTTCAGGCCCAGGCCGGATTACCGGAAGTATGGATTCGAGATGACCCTGGCAGAGCATGTGAAAGGCGGAGCCCCGATTCGCTTCACCATGCACCTCGAGAAGGCCGATCTGGAGATTGTGAATTACTACTTGCCGCTAACGGACTATCGAGAAGCCTTCCGCAGGGCGGGGTTTCGTGATTTTCAGCTGCATCCACTGCACTTGGCGCCTGATCGTGATGACAGGGCGGATTGGGAGGACTTCTTGAAGAACCCGATCATGATTCTCTTTGATTGTGTCAAGGCGGAGTGA
- a CDS encoding peptidase, translated as MTYCVAVLLQAGMVFGSDSRTNAGLDNFATFCKMTVFERSGDRVLVLLSSGSLAGTQAVISLLRQRADDSNGGDTLWTARTMFDVMLLVSDVVRKVQQRDAAYLEASGSGFNASFLVGGQIKGEAPRLFRMYAEGNFIEASADTPFLQTGEAKYGKPIIDRVIHADTSLADAAKCVLVSFDSTMRSNLSVGMPIDLIAYERDSLAITHRRRFGDGDAEFAELSSAWGVGVRQVFRDLQDVNWQEENHSAFAAPE; from the coding sequence ATGACCTATTGCGTAGCCGTTCTCCTGCAGGCCGGCATGGTGTTCGGCTCGGATTCACGCACCAATGCGGGTCTGGATAATTTCGCCACCTTCTGCAAGATGACCGTGTTCGAGCGCAGCGGCGATCGGGTGCTGGTGCTGCTCAGCTCCGGCAGTCTGGCCGGCACCCAGGCGGTGATCAGCCTGTTGCGCCAGCGGGCCGACGACAGCAATGGGGGCGACACCCTGTGGACGGCGCGCACGATGTTTGATGTGATGCTGTTGGTGTCGGATGTGGTGCGCAAGGTCCAGCAGCGTGATGCCGCCTACCTGGAAGCCTCAGGCAGTGGATTCAATGCGTCGTTTCTGGTGGGCGGCCAGATCAAGGGCGAAGCGCCACGGCTGTTCCGGATGTATGCCGAGGGAAATTTCATCGAAGCCAGCGCAGATACGCCGTTTCTCCAGACCGGCGAGGCGAAATACGGCAAGCCGATCATCGACCGCGTGATTCACGCCGACACCTCGCTGGCGGATGCGGCCAAATGTGTGCTGGTGTCGTTCGATTCCACCATGCGCAGCAATCTTTCGGTGGGGATGCCGATCGATCTGATCGCCTATGAGCGTGACAGCCTGGCTATCACCCACCGCCGCCGCTTCGGCGATGGCGATGCCGAGTTCGCGGAACTGAGCAGCGCCTGGGGTGTGGGCGTGCGCCAGGTGTTCCGCGACTTGCAGGATGTGAATTGGCAGGAGGAAAATCATTCGGCTTTTGCAGCACCCGAGTGA
- a CDS encoding transglutaminase family protein, protein MTIPARYSTGYLSDIAVRPPHSAMDFSAWFEAYLDDGWSVFDPRSNPPRIGRILIARGRDAADGAFPTTFGSSTLESFQVWAT, encoded by the coding sequence ATGACCATTCCGGCTCGCTACAGCACCGGTTACCTGAGCGACATCGCGGTGCGGCCGCCCCACTCGGCCATGGACTTCTCAGCCTGGTTCGAGGCCTACCTCGACGATGGCTGGTCTGTGTTCGATCCACGTAGCAATCCTCCGCGAATCGGGCGCATCCTGATCGCCCGCGGCCGAGATGCGGCCGATGGGGCCTTCCCCACCACGTTCGGTTCCTCGACACTGGAATCTTTCCAGGTGTGGGCCACATGA
- a CDS encoding N-formylglutamate amidohydrolase → MLLTADHAGRSIPRSLAKLQLSDEVLETHGAWDLGVAALAERLSARLDAVLILHNYSRLVIDVNHPPWAPDSIVVRSENALIPSNRTLSSDVRRRGPEALFEPCHRRIAAELDGRSRQGQPGVLVAVHSFTPVHGGQRRIPHVELEVRQDLIATTKGQQACWPLPSAAG, encoded by the coding sequence GTGCTGCTCACCGCCGACCACGCCGGCCGCTCCATTCCCCGCTCTCTGGCCAAGCTTCAGCTCAGCGATGAGGTGCTCGAGACCCATGGGGCCTGGGATCTGGGTGTGGCGGCTCTGGCGGAGCGCCTCTCGGCTCGGCTGGATGCCGTCCTGATCCTCCACAACTACTCACGGCTGGTGATCGACGTGAACCATCCGCCCTGGGCCCCTGATTCGATCGTGGTGCGCAGCGAAAATGCCCTGATCCCCTCCAATCGCACCCTCTCTTCGGACGTGCGTCGGCGAGGGCCTGAGGCGCTGTTCGAGCCCTGCCACCGCCGCATCGCCGCCGAGCTTGATGGGCGATCCCGGCAGGGTCAGCCCGGCGTGCTGGTGGCCGTGCACAGTTTCACGCCGGTGCATGGAGGGCAACGGCGGATTCCCCACGTGGAACTGGAGGTCCGCCAAGACCTGATCGCCACGACGAAGGGCCAGCAGGCCTGCTGGCCATTGCCTTCTGCCGCTGGATGA